CATTAGAAAAAACTAATATACAAAAAATGTAACTTGCCATACAATATTCTCATTACCTATATTTTATGAGGACTTTTAAATGATTTTGTCAGTACCTGAATTAGTCGCACAAGCTAAAGCATCAGTTAGTTGTGTTAGTGCAGCACACGCTTTCACTCAAAAAAATGCGATATTTATTGATGTTAGAGAGTCTGAAGAAACAGCCTCTTCGCCAGTAAAAAACTCAATCGCTATTCCTCGCGGTGTTTTAGAAATGAATATCACTAAATACTGTGCAGATGTAGAAACACCAATATACCTGCATTGTGCTTCTGGTGGTCGTGCGACGTTAGCGGCAGAACAATTGCAGCGTATTGGTTATAAAAATGTAAAAGCAATTAGTGGATCGCATGACGAGGTTTGTCAGGCACAAAAAAACCAGTAAACTCTAAATAAATTTGAGCTTACTGGCTTAAACTATTATTTTGCACAGTGGAGAGCAGACATTAAGTCTACTCTACTAGGCTTATTTAATGCTGATATTAAAGATTAAAGATTAAAGGTGTTCTACGCCAACAATCTCATATTCAACTACACCACCTGGTGTAGTTATTTCAATTTCACTATCAACTTCTTTGCCAATTAAACCACGGGCAATAGGTGAGTTTAGTGATATACGTCCAGTTTTAAAGTCGGCCTCGTCATCACCAACAATCTTGTAGGTAACTTCAACTTCAGTATCAATATTGAGTAAAGTCACCGTTGTGCCAAAAATCACCTTACCGGTATTAGGAATTTTTGTAACGTCTATCACTTGCGCATTACATAATCTACCTTCAATATCTTGAATGCGACCTTCACAGAAACCCTG
The Colwellia sp. Arc7-D genome window above contains:
- a CDS encoding rhodanese-like domain-containing protein, with amino-acid sequence MILSVPELVAQAKASVSCVSAAHAFTQKNAIFIDVRESEETASSPVKNSIAIPRGVLEMNITKYCADVETPIYLHCASGGRATLAAEQLQRIGYKNVKAISGSHDEVCQAQKNQ
- the greA gene encoding transcription elongation factor GreA; translation: MTKYPMTLLGAEQLKEELRILKTEKRPRIVKDIADAREHGDLKENAEYHAAKEEQGFCEGRIQDIEGRLCNAQVIDVTKIPNTGKVIFGTTVTLLNIDTEVEVTYKIVGDDEADFKTGRISLNSPIARGLIGKEVDSEIEITTPGGVVEYEIVGVEHL